In one window of Candidatus Avedoeria danica DNA:
- a CDS encoding aldo/keto reductase, which produces MPRRPLGRTGLDVSALALGTMQFGWTADEATSFAVLDRFLEAGGNVIDTADVYSRWAEGNPGGVSEAIIGRWMADRGARDGVVLATKVRGRMWDGPDGEGLSRAHIVRACEDSLRRLRTDRIDLYQTHAWDEGTPLDETLAALDDLVRSGKVRFIGASNIPAWHLVEALWRSDVGHWARYDTLQPNFSLIHRQEHEADLAAVCARFEIAILPYSPLAGGFLTGKYRLDAAPPTGARSARLRDRYLNDRGIAVLDALDAVAASHGATCAQVALAWLLAQPNVAAPIIGANTVGQLDELLPAAGLTLGADEVAGLGAASAGW; this is translated from the coding sequence CTGCCGCGGCGCCCGCTCGGCCGCACCGGTCTCGACGTATCCGCGCTCGCACTCGGGACCATGCAGTTCGGCTGGACGGCGGACGAAGCGACGAGCTTCGCCGTCCTCGACCGCTTCCTCGAGGCCGGCGGCAACGTGATCGACACGGCCGACGTCTACTCGCGCTGGGCAGAGGGCAACCCCGGGGGCGTGAGCGAGGCGATCATCGGCCGCTGGATGGCCGATCGCGGGGCGCGTGACGGCGTCGTGCTGGCGACGAAGGTGCGCGGGCGGATGTGGGACGGGCCGGACGGCGAGGGGCTGTCGCGCGCGCACATCGTGCGTGCGTGCGAGGACAGCTTGCGGCGGCTGCGGACGGACCGCATCGACCTCTACCAGACGCACGCCTGGGACGAAGGGACGCCGCTGGACGAAACGCTCGCGGCGCTGGACGATCTCGTGCGCTCCGGCAAGGTCCGGTTCATCGGCGCCTCGAACATCCCGGCGTGGCACCTCGTCGAGGCGCTCTGGCGCAGCGATGTGGGCCACTGGGCCCGCTACGACACGCTCCAGCCGAACTTCAGCCTCATCCATCGCCAGGAGCACGAGGCCGATCTGGCGGCGGTCTGCGCCCGGTTCGAGATCGCCATCCTGCCCTACAGCCCGCTGGCCGGTGGCTTTCTGACCGGCAAGTACCGCCTGGACGCCGCGCCCCCGACGGGCGCCCGCTCCGCCCGCCTGCGCGACCGCTACCTGAACGATCGCGGCATTGCCGTCCTCGACGCGCTTGACGCCGTGGCCGCATCGCACGGCGCGACGTGCGCCCAGGTGGCGCTGGCGTGGCTCCTCGCCCAGCCGAACGTCGCCGCGCCGATCATCGGCGCGAACACGGTGGGGCAGCTGGACGAGCTGCTGCCGGCGGCGGGGCTGACGCTGGGGGCGGATGAGGTGGCGGGGTTGGGGGCGGCGAGCGCGGGTTGGTAG
- a CDS encoding exo-alpha-sialidase yields the protein MSIESCTRPLGAASTAAIALVLAVAMPAVAGCGAGDGSVARDEGAVTATVGTTMTLEPGAMPTMALRLVTPRPTETPDPARPERAHALVVDGLDPDRLYLTFVRGIMHSADGGLTWAPLQHSKVDEGVELSAAVQLTGGRLVVGGPGTLRMSDDAGTSWQPITPTLTSSAGGLAGLWRRVRGEVDGTTQIDVRGLAVDPTDGHRLYGLFHGLGVAVSADDGATWEPAAGELPPLAFGLWAIGADPTVLATTDRAGGGLLRSADGGATWAALATTGATGEWLAMTRAGPEPGERLVAATTDGLFESGDGGATWAKFGPFKQLVTAAVAPTDPNMIYAITPGAYNVYRSKDGGVTWPGSGTPTAAAAPAATATGATTGGDATPMATTVPGPRP from the coding sequence ATGTCGATCGAATCCTGCACGCGCCCTCTTGGCGCCGCGTCCACCGCCGCGATCGCCCTCGTCCTCGCCGTCGCGATGCCGGCCGTCGCCGGCTGCGGTGCGGGCGACGGCTCGGTGGCGCGCGACGAAGGGGCTGTTACGGCGACCGTGGGGACGACCATGACGCTTGAGCCCGGCGCGATGCCGACGATGGCATTGCGACTCGTGACACCCCGGCCGACCGAAACGCCCGACCCGGCGCGGCCCGAGCGGGCGCACGCCTTGGTGGTGGATGGCCTCGACCCGGACCGGCTCTACCTCACCTTCGTGCGCGGCATCATGCACTCGGCGGACGGCGGGCTCACGTGGGCGCCGCTGCAGCACTCCAAAGTGGACGAGGGCGTCGAGCTCAGCGCCGCCGTGCAGCTGACGGGCGGCCGGCTCGTCGTCGGCGGACCGGGGACGCTGCGGATGAGCGACGACGCCGGCACGTCGTGGCAGCCGATCACGCCGACGCTGACGAGCAGTGCGGGCGGCTTGGCCGGATTGTGGCGCCGCGTGCGCGGCGAAGTGGACGGCACGACGCAGATCGACGTGCGCGGGCTCGCCGTCGACCCGACGGACGGGCACCGGCTCTACGGACTGTTCCACGGTCTCGGCGTCGCGGTGTCCGCCGACGACGGCGCGACCTGGGAGCCGGCGGCCGGCGAGCTGCCGCCGCTGGCGTTCGGGCTCTGGGCGATCGGCGCCGACCCGACGGTGCTCGCGACGACGGACCGCGCCGGCGGCGGCCTGCTCCGGAGCGCCGACGGCGGCGCAACATGGGCGGCGCTGGCAACCACGGGGGCGACCGGTGAATGGCTCGCCATGACGCGCGCCGGCCCGGAACCGGGCGAGCGTCTCGTGGCCGCCACGACGGACGGGTTGTTCGAGAGCGGCGACGGCGGCGCGACGTGGGCGAAGTTCGGACCGTTCAAGCAGCTCGTGACCGCCGCCGTCGCGCCGACAGACCCGAACATGATCTACGCGATCACGCCGGGCGCCTACAACGTCTATCGGTCGAAGGACGGCGGCGTGACGTGGCCCGGCAGCGGCACGCCGACGGCCGCGGCCGCTCCGGCGGCGACGGCGACGGGGGCGACGACGGGCGGCGACGCGACGCCGATGGCGACGACGGTGCCGGGGCCACGACCGTGA